A region of the Chelatococcus sp. YT9 genome:
CAGGATATAAGAGGAGATGAAAAATGCTGGAATGGATAGTTAGCGGTGGCGGGCCACTATTGTGCATACCCGTTGGATTGGCACCATTATGGAAAGGTATCTCAGGAAATTCCAGTCATGCAACTGACACGCATGAGATAAATGACTATGAAAGGGCATGCCGTATAAAAGATTTCGTCGGAGACGTGGAGGTTGATACAGGAAAAGCTTTGGTTCTTGGAGACGAGCCTTTGGAGACGGCGATTTGCAAATTAGCGTCTCAGGAGATTGTTATTATCAGGATGTACTATTGCGAGAATAATGTAGATTATTCCTGTTTGATAGAATTTATTTCGCGCATGGATTTTAGCAGCCCTCTCGAGAAATTTGAATATTCTCATCCCGGCGGGAAACTGTTGATCTTCGATTCTGCGTACGCGGGTGCAAGTAGCGACCTGAAGTTTATCGATTTTTGGCTAGGCGCGGGGCGTTTCAATATAGGAACTCAAGTGGCGCAGCCGGACGAGGAGACTAAGGCTCTCGTTCATAAGTTCACAAAATCGGTCTAGCAACTACGGATAACAACCATGCCCGCCCAACCCTTCACCGCACAGATGTACAATGCCTTCCTCGGGCGTGCGCCTGAGCCGAATGGCTATGCCTGGTGGGTCTCCCTCTATCGCACCATGACCGAGACCGCCTTCATCAATGCCTGGGCGGCAACGCCCGAGGCCAAGGCCCTCAAGGTGCCTTCTTCTCCGGCGATAAGTCTGCTGCGGCCTTTATGGCGGTAGAAGCCGGAGACTTGCTCGGGTTTGCTGAAGTAAGCTTATGCCGTGACTACGTGAACGGGTGCGACTCGTCGCCTGTTGCTTTTCTCGAAGGCATATATGTGGCTCCCGCCTTCCGCCGCCGAGGGATAGCAAGGGCACTCTGCGAAGCTGTGGAAGAATGGGTCTGGCAGCAGGCTGCTCCGAATTTGCGTCGGATACTTCAACGGAGAACGAGGCCACCCAAGAGCTTCATATGTCTCTGGGATTCGAGGAAACGGAGCGCGTCGTCTTTTTTAGGAAGCGGCTGAATGGTTAGCGGCCTCGCGGCAATCCGAGTTGTTTCCTCTGTCAGTGCCATACGTTCCTCAGCCGGGCGCTACTATCGACAGATACGGCGCACGGACCGTGCGATATGTATCCTACGTAGGTCCACCATTTGATACAGGCGGTATAGAACGAGAGTGTAAGGCATTTGGGCCTGCAAGATGTGAGGTGGTGAGCCGGGTGAAGTAAGGACAGGATATGCGGCTCCAGCCTAAGGAGGTCCCGGAGGCGCGGTCGAGTAGCGTTCTCACGGGGGCGCAGCCCACTGCCGTGATATCAA
Encoded here:
- a CDS encoding Imm21 family immunity protein, with the translated sequence MLEWIVSGGGPLLCIPVGLAPLWKGISGNSSHATDTHEINDYERACRIKDFVGDVEVDTGKALVLGDEPLETAICKLASQEIVIIRMYYCENNVDYSCLIEFISRMDFSSPLEKFEYSHPGGKLLIFDSAYAGASSDLKFIDFWLGAGRFNIGTQVAQPDEETKALVHKFTKSV